From a single Arcobacter sp. CECT 8986 genomic region:
- the nusG gene encoding transcription termination/antitermination protein NusG — protein MAHKWYAIQTHSGSELTVKRALEKLADEMGTDSIAEVLVPTEDLIEIKKNKKVIVERPLYPAYAFAKIDLDTALWHRIQSMPKVGRFIGESKKPTPLADKDINLILEKVNNRSAAKPKVSFDEGEMVRINEGPFANFNGVVEDFDMSSGILKLNVSIFGRNTPVEISYTQVERVI, from the coding sequence ATGGCACATAAATGGTACGCAATACAGACTCACTCAGGAAGTGAATTAACAGTTAAAAGAGCATTAGAAAAACTTGCTGATGAGATGGGAACAGATAGTATAGCAGAAGTTCTTGTTCCAACAGAAGATTTAATAGAAATTAAAAAAAATAAAAAAGTAATAGTTGAAAGACCACTTTATCCAGCATATGCATTTGCAAAAATTGATTTGGATACAGCTTTATGGCACAGAATCCAATCAATGCCTAAAGTTGGTAGATTTATTGGTGAATCTAAAAAACCAACACCATTAGCAGACAAAGATATTAATCTTATTTTAGAAAAAGTAAATAATAGATCTGCTGCAAAACCAAAAGTATCATTTGACGAAGGTGAAATGGTTAGAATTAACGAAGGACCTTTTGCAAACTTTAATGGTGTTGTAGAAGATTTTGATATGAGTTCTGGTATTTTAAAACTTAATGTTTCTATTTTTGGTAGAAATACACCAGTTGAAATATCATATACTCAAGTAGAAAGAGTAATTTAA
- the rplA gene encoding 50S ribosomal protein L1: MAKVSKRYKALLEKIEDKNYTLVDACAQLKELKSAKFDESIEVALNLNVDPRHADQMIRGAVVLPHGTGKTVRVAVFAKGAKMDEAKAAGADIVGNDELAADIQAGNINFDVLIATPDCMGIVGKVGRILGPKGLMPNPKTGTVTMDVTKAVSDAKGGQVTYRVDKKGNMQAAVGKISFSDEAIKENIAAFVSAINKAKPASAKGRYIANAAVSLTMSPSVKLDTTELMDIK; the protein is encoded by the coding sequence ATGGCAAAAGTTTCAAAAAGATATAAAGCATTATTAGAAAAAATTGAAGATAAAAACTATACATTAGTTGATGCTTGTGCTCAATTAAAAGAGTTAAAATCTGCTAAGTTTGATGAGAGTATTGAAGTTGCTCTTAACTTAAATGTTGATCCAAGACACGCTGATCAAATGATTAGAGGTGCTGTTGTTCTTCCTCATGGTACTGGTAAAACTGTAAGAGTTGCAGTTTTTGCTAAAGGTGCAAAAATGGATGAAGCTAAAGCAGCTGGTGCAGATATTGTTGGTAACGACGAATTAGCAGCAGATATTCAAGCTGGAAACATCAACTTTGATGTACTTATTGCAACACCTGATTGTATGGGTATCGTAGGTAAAGTTGGTAGAATCCTTGGGCCAAAAGGTTTAATGCCTAACCCTAAAACTGGTACAGTAACTATGGATGTAACAAAAGCAGTTAGCGATGCTAAAGGTGGTCAAGTTACATATAGAGTTGACAAAAAAGGTAACATGCAAGCAGCAGTAGGAAAAATTTCTTTTTCTGATGAAGCAATTAAAGAGAACATAGCAGCTTTCGTTTCAGCTATAAACAAAGCTAAACCTGCAAGTGCAAAAGGAAGATATATTGCAAATGCAGCAGTTTCATTAACTATGTCACCATCTGTTAAATTAGATACTACTGAATTAATGGATATCAAATAA
- the secE gene encoding preprotein translocase subunit SecE, with protein MNKFKTYYKNAKEELFKVIFPIKEQIRTAFLSVFVVVTVITLFLALIDTVMSLSISSVMN; from the coding sequence GTGAATAAATTCAAAACTTATTATAAAAATGCTAAAGAAGAACTTTTTAAAGTTATATTCCCTATCAAAGAACAAATTAGAACTGCGTTCTTATCAGTTTTTGTAGTTGTTACTGTTATTACATTGTTTTTAGCATTAATTGATACAGTTATGTCTTTAAGTATATCTTCAGTAATGAATTAA
- the rplJ gene encoding 50S ribosomal protein L10 — MTKQQKAEVIDFLTSEFKESQAIVVCDYKGLTHKELEALRKSARDNGAKVQVAKNTLVTVAVKNAELGEIELSGTNVFIWSEDQISACKVADKFAQEKSEKFVIKSGIIEGEPADLNRVNAFAKLPSRDELIGMLLSVWTAPARNFVTGLDNLRAKKEEEAA, encoded by the coding sequence ATGACTAAACAACAAAAAGCTGAAGTTATCGATTTTTTAACTTCTGAATTTAAAGAGTCTCAAGCTATCGTAGTTTGTGATTATAAAGGTCTTACTCATAAAGAGTTAGAAGCTTTAAGAAAATCTGCAAGAGATAATGGGGCAAAAGTTCAGGTTGCTAAAAATACTCTTGTAACTGTTGCAGTTAAAAATGCAGAGTTAGGAGAAATCGAATTATCAGGAACAAACGTTTTCATTTGGTCTGAAGATCAAATTTCTGCTTGTAAAGTAGCAGATAAATTTGCACAAGAAAAAAGTGAAAAATTTGTTATTAAATCTGGTATTATTGAAGGTGAGCCAGCTGATCTTAATAGAGTTAATGCGTTTGCTAAATTACCATCTAGAGATGAGCTTATTGGTATGTTACTTTCTGTTTGGACAGCGCCTGCAAGAAACTTTGTTACAGGGCTTGACAATCTTAGAGCAAAAAAAGAAGAAGAAGCTGCTTAA
- the rplK gene encoding 50S ribosomal protein L11, which translates to MAKKVQGTLKLQIPAGAANPSPPVGPALGQRGINIMEFCKAFNEKTKDKAGFTIPVEITVYTDKSFTFTLKQPPMTDLIKKVSGIKKGSDNPLKNKIGKLTKEQVLEIVDLKIADLNTDDREQAAKIVAGSARSMGINVEA; encoded by the coding sequence ATGGCTAAAAAAGTACAAGGTACACTTAAACTTCAAATACCAGCTGGAGCTGCAAATCCATCACCTCCTGTAGGACCTGCATTAGGTCAAAGAGGTATCAATATTATGGAATTTTGTAAAGCTTTTAATGAAAAAACAAAAGATAAAGCAGGATTTACAATCCCTGTTGAAATTACAGTATATACAGACAAAAGTTTTACATTTACATTAAAACAACCACCAATGACTGACTTAATTAAAAAAGTTTCAGGAATTAAAAAAGGTTCTGACAATCCACTTAAAAACAAAATTGGAAAGTTAACAAAAGAACAAGTTTTAGAAATTGTTGATTTAAAAATTGCTGACTTAAATACTGATGACAGAGAGCAAGCTGCGAAAATTGTTGCTGGTTCTGCTAGATCAATGGGTATTAACGTAGAAGCATAA
- the rplL gene encoding 50S ribosomal protein L7/L12 has protein sequence MAISKEDVLEYISGLSVLELSELVKEFEEKFGVSAQPTVVAGGAVAGGAAEAAEEKTEFNVVLKDAGAKKINVIKVIRALTGLGLKEAKAMAEEAGAVVKEGASKEDAEAAKAELEGAGATVELA, from the coding sequence ATGGCAATTTCTAAAGAAGATGTATTAGAATACATTTCAGGTTTATCTGTATTAGAGTTATCTGAATTAGTAAAAGAATTCGAAGAAAAATTTGGTGTATCTGCACAACCAACAGTTGTAGCTGGTGGAGCAGTTGCTGGTGGAGCTGCTGAAGCTGCTGAAGAAAAAACTGAATTCAACGTTGTATTAAAAGACGCTGGTGCTAAAAAAATTAACGTTATTAAAGTAATTAGAGCGTTAACTGGATTAGGATTAAAAGAAGCAAAAGCAATGGCTGAAGAAGCTGGTGCAGTAGTTAAAGAAGGTGCTTCTAAAGAAGACGCTGAAGCTGCAAAAGCTGAATTAGAAGGTGCTGGAGCTACTGTAGAATTAGCATAA
- the tuf gene encoding elongation factor Tu — MAKEKFERSKPHVNIGTIGHVDHGKTTLTAAISAVLAVKGSAQLMDYDQIDNAPEERDRGITIATSHIEYETETRHYAHVDCPGHADYVKNMITGAAQMDGAILVIAATDGPMAQTREHILLSKQVGVPYIVVFMNKEDQLDEEDKEEMLELVEMEIRELLSDYDFPGDDTPIIAGSAFQALEEAKAGEIGPWGEKIIALMNEVDTYIPTPERDVDQAFLMPVEDVFSIPGRGTVVTGRIEKGTIKLAEEIEIVGMRDTQKTTVTGIEMFRKEMDQGEAGDNCGVLLRGIKKEDVERGQVLIKPGTITPHTKFRGEVYILSKEEGGRHTPFFSGYRPQFYVRTTDVTGSVSLPEGVEMVMPGDNVEMTVELVAPIALEKGTKFAIREGGRTVGAGVVAEIIE, encoded by the coding sequence ATGGCAAAAGAAAAGTTCGAACGAAGCAAGCCACATGTTAACATTGGTACAATTGGTCACGTTGACCACGGTAAAACTACTTTAACAGCTGCAATTTCTGCAGTATTAGCAGTTAAAGGTAGTGCTCAACTTATGGATTACGATCAAATCGATAATGCTCCAGAAGAAAGAGATAGAGGTATTACTATTGCTACTTCTCACATTGAGTACGAAACAGAAACTAGACACTACGCTCACGTGGATTGTCCAGGTCACGCAGACTACGTTAAAAATATGATTACTGGTGCTGCACAAATGGATGGAGCAATCTTAGTTATTGCTGCTACAGATGGACCAATGGCACAAACAAGAGAGCATATCTTATTATCTAAACAAGTTGGTGTTCCATATATCGTTGTATTTATGAACAAAGAAGATCAACTAGACGAAGAAGATAAAGAAGAAATGTTAGAATTAGTTGAGATGGAAATTAGAGAATTATTATCTGATTATGATTTCCCAGGTGATGATACTCCTATCATAGCTGGATCTGCTTTCCAAGCATTAGAAGAAGCTAAAGCTGGTGAAATTGGACCATGGGGAGAAAAAATCATTGCATTAATGAATGAAGTAGATACTTATATTCCAACTCCAGAAAGAGATGTTGATCAAGCTTTCTTAATGCCTGTAGAAGACGTTTTCTCTATCCCAGGAAGAGGAACTGTTGTAACTGGTAGAATCGAAAAAGGTACTATCAAATTAGCAGAAGAAATTGAAATCGTAGGTATGAGAGATACTCAAAAAACTACTGTAACTGGTATTGAGATGTTTAGAAAAGAAATGGATCAAGGTGAAGCTGGTGATAACTGCGGTGTTTTATTAAGAGGTATCAAAAAAGAAGATGTAGAAAGAGGACAAGTTCTTATTAAACCAGGAACAATTACTCCACATACAAAATTCAGAGGTGAAGTTTATATCCTTTCTAAAGAAGAGGGTGGTAGACATACTCCATTCTTCAGCGGTTATAGACCACAATTTTATGTAAGAACAACAGACGTTACTGGTTCAGTTTCTTTACCAGAAGGTGTAGAAATGGTTATGCCTGGTGATAACGTAGAAATGACAGTTGAATTAGTTGCTCCAATTGCTCTAGAAAAAGGTACTAAGTTTGCTATTAGAGAAGGTGGTAGAACTGTAGGTGCTGGAGTTGTTGCAGAAATCATCGAGTAA
- the rpoB gene encoding DNA-directed RNA polymerase subunit beta: MLNSLKSGNRLRVDFAKNPQQIEIPNLLQLQQNSYENFLMIGKEDRVDAGIEKVFKSVFPIHDSQNRVTLEYLSSEVGKPKYDVRESMVRGLTYSIPLKINIRLTLWELDEKTGEKIGVKDMKEQSLFIREIPLMTDRTSFIVNGVERVVVNQLHRSPGVIFKEEETNTSGNKLIYTGQIIPDRGSWLYFEYDAKDVLYVRINKRRKVPVTILFRALGYSKEDIIKLFYPVLNIKVKNNKFLTTFNPDDYAGRLDFDLKDDKGNLILAAGKRLTARKAKALVEGGLNLVEYPIELLMDRYTANTIFDPESGEVLFDALTNLDELKLKKLLDLGFDSFDIANDLAVGVDDSIINAFKQDAESLKLLKQTEQIDDENDLSAIRIYKVMRPGEPVTKEAAKEFVRKLFFDPERYDLTKVGRMKMNHKLGVTVPEYVTVLTYEDIIKTVQYLVKVKSGHGHIDDRDHLGNRRIRAIGELLANELHSGLIKMQKAIRDKMTTLSGTLEDLMPHDLVNSKMITSTITEFFTSGQLSQFMDQTNPLSEVTHKRRLSALGEGGLVKERAGFEVRDVHPTHYGRICPVETPEGQNIGLINTLSTYAKVNDLGFIEAPYKKVKDGVVTNEIIYMTATLEEGLVIAPGSTKVDESGKIIEPLIEARQDGEILLIEKSKVDYIDISSQMVMGVAASLIPFLEHDDANRALMGSNMMRQAVPLLRPNAPIVGTGLEKTVARDAWEAIKAKRAGIVEKADAKNVYIRGEDESGAFIDHYEINKNVRTNNNTSFGQRIAVKAGDKIGKGQVIADGPSMDNGELAVGVNAMVAFMPWNGYNYEDAIVLSQRLIKEDAFTSVHIYEKEVECRELKHGNEEITRDLPGVKEESISHLDASGIVKIGTHVKSGMILVGKVTPKGEIKPTPEERLLRAIFGEKAGHVINKSLYCPTSMEGIVVDVKVFTKKGYEKDERAVAEIEAEKNELDVKHHDKLLMLDREEILKINDLLSKSPLDKDVEVDGTTYKKGDNIPLDVLSNVNRFAMKKVVASYSRDVQNEYNNIKEHFIKQKSTLREEHEEKLQVLEHDDILPSGVIKQVKVYVATKRKIKVGDKMAGRHGNKGIVSNIVPQVDMPYLEDGTTVDVILNPLGVPSRMNIGQILEVHLGLAGRRLGLQIQDIFDAKKAEFITELRAKMTEIASVAKLMNGKEFMDSLTDNELIDYAQDWAKGVRFATQVFDGVKEDEFKKLFELAKIDSDGKSTLYDGKTGAKMKERVNVGYMYMLKLHHLVDEKVHARSTGPYSLVTQQPVGGKALFGGQRFGEMEVWALEAYGATNVLKEMLTTKSDDVEGRTRAYRAIANGENVPSSGVPETFFVLTKELKALGLDVDIFDEVEENE; the protein is encoded by the coding sequence ATGTTAAACTCTTTAAAATCTGGTAATAGACTTAGAGTTGATTTTGCAAAAAATCCACAACAAATAGAAATTCCAAATCTACTACAATTACAACAAAACTCATATGAAAATTTCCTAATGATTGGAAAAGAAGATAGAGTTGATGCTGGTATAGAAAAAGTATTCAAATCTGTTTTTCCTATTCATGATTCTCAAAATAGAGTTACTTTAGAATATTTAAGTTCTGAAGTTGGAAAACCAAAATATGACGTTAGAGAGTCAATGGTAAGAGGTCTTACATACTCTATTCCTTTAAAAATCAATATTAGATTAACTTTATGGGAACTTGACGAAAAGACTGGTGAAAAAATCGGTGTTAAAGATATGAAAGAACAATCTTTATTCATCAGAGAAATCCCCTTAATGACTGATAGAACATCATTTATTGTAAATGGTGTTGAAAGAGTTGTTGTAAACCAATTACATAGATCTCCAGGTGTTATCTTCAAAGAAGAAGAGACAAATACTTCAGGTAATAAATTAATCTATACTGGTCAAATTATTCCAGATAGAGGTTCTTGGTTATATTTTGAATATGATGCAAAAGATGTATTATATGTAAGAATTAATAAAAGAAGAAAAGTTCCTGTAACAATTTTATTTAGAGCATTAGGATACTCAAAAGAAGATATTATCAAACTTTTTTATCCTGTTTTAAATATTAAAGTAAAAAATAATAAATTCTTAACAACATTTAATCCTGATGATTACGCGGGAAGATTAGACTTTGACTTAAAAGATGACAAAGGTAATTTAATCTTAGCAGCTGGAAAAAGACTTACTGCTAGAAAAGCTAAAGCTTTAGTAGAAGGTGGTCTTAATTTAGTTGAATATCCTATTGAATTATTAATGGATAGATATACTGCAAATACAATTTTTGATCCAGAATCTGGAGAAGTATTATTTGATGCATTAACTAACTTAGATGAATTAAAATTAAAAAAACTTTTAGATTTAGGTTTTGATTCTTTTGATATTGCGAACGATTTAGCAGTTGGTGTTGATGATTCTATTATCAACGCATTTAAACAAGATGCAGAATCTTTAAAATTATTAAAACAAACAGAACAAATTGATGATGAAAATGATTTATCAGCAATTAGAATTTACAAAGTAATGAGACCAGGTGAGCCTGTAACAAAAGAAGCTGCTAAAGAGTTTGTTAGAAAATTATTCTTCGATCCAGAAAGATATGATTTAACAAAAGTTGGTAGAATGAAAATGAACCACAAACTTGGTGTTACTGTTCCTGAATATGTTACAGTATTAACTTATGAAGATATTATCAAAACTGTTCAATATCTTGTAAAAGTTAAATCAGGTCACGGTCATATTGATGATAGAGATCACTTAGGAAACAGAAGAATTAGAGCAATTGGTGAGTTACTTGCAAATGAATTACACTCTGGTTTAATTAAAATGCAAAAAGCTATTAGAGATAAAATGACTACTTTATCTGGTACATTAGAAGACTTAATGCCTCATGATTTAGTTAACTCTAAAATGATTACATCAACAATTACTGAGTTCTTTACATCTGGTCAATTATCACAATTTATGGACCAAACTAACCCATTATCAGAAGTTACTCACAAAAGAAGACTTTCTGCACTTGGTGAAGGTGGTTTAGTAAAAGAAAGAGCTGGATTTGAAGTAAGGGACGTTCACCCAACACACTATGGTAGAATTTGTCCAGTTGAAACTCCAGAGGGTCAAAATATTGGTCTTATCAATACTTTATCTACATATGCTAAAGTAAATGATTTAGGTTTTATTGAAGCTCCATATAAAAAAGTTAAAGATGGTGTTGTTACAAATGAAATTATTTATATGACAGCAACATTAGAAGAGGGATTAGTAATTGCACCAGGTTCAACTAAAGTTGACGAATCTGGAAAAATTATTGAGCCACTAATTGAAGCTAGACAAGATGGTGAAATTTTACTTATTGAAAAAAGTAAAGTAGACTATATTGATATCTCATCACAAATGGTTATGGGGGTTGCAGCTTCACTTATTCCTTTCTTAGAACATGATGATGCCAACAGAGCACTTATGGGATCAAATATGATGAGACAAGCTGTTCCATTATTAAGACCAAATGCTCCAATCGTTGGTACTGGATTAGAAAAAACAGTAGCAAGAGATGCTTGGGAAGCAATTAAAGCTAAAAGAGCTGGTATTGTTGAAAAAGCTGATGCTAAAAATGTTTATATTAGAGGTGAAGATGAAAGCGGTGCTTTTATTGACCACTATGAAATAAACAAAAATGTTAGAACTAATAACAATACATCATTTGGACAAAGAATCGCAGTTAAAGCTGGTGATAAAATTGGAAAAGGTCAAGTAATTGCAGATGGTCCTTCAATGGATAATGGTGAGTTAGCTGTTGGTGTTAATGCAATGGTTGCATTTATGCCTTGGAATGGTTATAACTACGAGGATGCGATTGTATTATCTCAAAGATTAATTAAAGAAGATGCATTTACTTCTGTTCATATTTATGAAAAAGAAGTAGAGTGTAGAGAGCTTAAACATGGTAATGAAGAGATTACTAGAGATTTACCAGGTGTAAAAGAAGAATCAATTTCTCACTTAGATGCATCAGGTATTGTTAAAATTGGTACTCACGTAAAATCAGGAATGATTTTAGTTGGTAAAGTTACTCCAAAAGGTGAAATTAAACCAACTCCAGAAGAGAGACTATTAAGAGCAATCTTTGGTGAAAAAGCTGGTCACGTTATTAACAAATCTTTATACTGCCCAACTTCAATGGAAGGTATTGTAGTAGATGTAAAAGTATTTACTAAAAAAGGTTATGAAAAAGACGAAAGAGCAGTTGCAGAAATTGAAGCAGAGAAAAACGAACTTGATGTAAAACATCATGATAAATTATTAATGCTAGATAGAGAAGAAATTCTTAAAATTAATGATTTATTATCAAAATCTCCATTAGATAAAGATGTTGAAGTTGATGGTACTACTTATAAAAAAGGTGATAATATTCCTTTAGATGTACTTTCAAATGTAAACAGATTTGCAATGAAAAAAGTAGTAGCTTCATATAGTAGAGATGTTCAAAATGAATATAACAATATTAAAGAACACTTTATTAAACAAAAATCTACTTTAAGAGAAGAGCACGAAGAAAAACTTCAAGTTCTTGAGCATGATGATATTTTACCAAGTGGTGTAATCAAACAAGTTAAAGTTTATGTAGCAACTAAGAGAAAAATTAAAGTTGGGGATAAAATGGCTGGTAGACACGGTAACAAAGGTATCGTTTCTAATATAGTACCTCAAGTTGATATGCCTTATTTAGAAGATGGAACAACAGTTGATGTTATTCTTAACCCACTAGGGGTACCTTCAAGGATGAATATCGGGCAAATCTTAGAAGTTCACTTAGGTTTAGCTGGTAGAAGATTAGGTCTTCAAATTCAAGATATTTTTGATGCTAAAAAAGCAGAGTTTATTACTGAACTTAGAGCAAAAATGACTGAAATTGCATCTGTTGCAAAATTAATGAATGGAAAAGAGTTTATGGACTCTTTAACAGACAATGAACTTATAGACTATGCACAAGATTGGGCAAAAGGTGTAAGATTTGCAACTCAAGTATTTGATGGTGTAAAAGAAGATGAATTTAAAAAATTATTTGAATTAGCAAAAATTGATTCAGATGGTAAGTCTACATTATATGATGGTAAGACTGGTGCGAAAATGAAAGAGAGAGTTAACGTAGGTTATATGTATATGCTTAAACTTCACCACTTAGTTGATGAAAAAGTTCACGCAAGATCTACTGGACCTTATTCACTAGTAACACAACAACCAGTTGGTGGTAAAGCACTATTTGGTGGACAAAGATTTGGGGAAATGGAAGTTTGGGCACTAGAAGCTTATGGTGCAACGAATGTATTAAAAGAGATGCTTACAACAAAATCAGATGATGTTGAAGGTAGAACAAGAGCTTATAGAGCAATAGCAAACGGTGAAAATGTTCCTAGTTCAGGTGTTCCTGAAACATTCTTCGTATTAACTAAAGAGCTAAAAGCTTTAGGTTTAGACGTTGATATTTTTGACGAGGTAGAAGAGAATGAGTAA
- the rpmG gene encoding 50S ribosomal protein L33: MAADRIKIGLKCEECGDINYTTWKNPKTHSEKFQVKKYSPRLKKHTIHKEVKLKS, encoded by the coding sequence ATGGCAGCAGATAGAATCAAAATTGGATTAAAATGCGAGGAGTGTGGTGATATTAACTACACTACTTGGAAAAACCCTAAAACTCACAGTGAAAAGTTTCAGGTTAAAAAATATAGTCCAAGATTAAAAAAACATACAATTCATAAAGAAGTTAAGTTAAAGTCTTAG